A single region of the Acidithiobacillus acidisediminis genome encodes:
- a CDS encoding ArnT family glycosyltransferase: protein MAKTQEADRHLLHALLLFVFTFWLFAFHTGDASLWDIDEPNNAQCLKEMIAHNNYVVPTFNGHLRPDKPILNYWLMDLGVRSLGMNSWGLRMGSVTLGALLVLYLSLALRRLLGARAALLTGLFTATALHSQIIFRAAVPDPLVILFTTVALLSYLRGYRYPEERRWQYLLSYGAMGLGTLSEGPIFFLLPGLIITLFLLLRRDLPHLWRQGQLRWGLPIFLLLTLPWYIAVGLETHWRWDLLFLAQQNVARYTGSMQGHQGPIVYYLFTTFLGLLPWSVFFPQVFATLWLQRREYFRSRPDLLFFGLWAGIWIAFFSLGATKLPNYVWEAYPPLLALLAWRMDIALTGVHAFSGRGIIASLAALAAVGAILLGLGASLVPQQIPPLGSVAYLGLPYLGSALLALVFVYRRQFIGVIGSLGAGAVALAFCMLLLLMPALNRLKPSVTMGEMVHSLDGNAPYTIATWNWWEPSYLFYAGRGSMTATQIQRPKQQIPEILAHSHGPLFLVLPQKDLPALRRNLTATESSTELYASYELYSRQKITLVRIDEK from the coding sequence ATGGCTAAGACGCAGGAAGCGGATCGGCATCTCCTGCATGCACTGCTGCTCTTCGTCTTTACTTTCTGGCTCTTCGCCTTTCATACCGGTGATGCCAGCCTGTGGGACATCGACGAACCGAATAACGCCCAGTGCCTGAAGGAAATGATTGCCCATAACAATTATGTGGTGCCTACCTTCAACGGCCATCTGCGACCGGACAAGCCGATTCTCAACTACTGGTTGATGGATCTTGGGGTACGCAGCCTCGGGATGAACAGTTGGGGGCTACGCATGGGCTCGGTGACCCTGGGGGCATTGCTCGTCCTCTACCTGAGTCTGGCGCTGCGCCGTCTGCTCGGTGCACGTGCGGCCCTGTTGACGGGCCTGTTCACCGCCACGGCATTACATAGTCAGATCATTTTCCGTGCTGCAGTACCCGATCCTTTGGTGATCCTTTTCACCACCGTCGCCCTGTTGAGTTATCTGCGCGGCTATCGCTATCCCGAAGAGCGGCGCTGGCAATATCTGCTCTCTTATGGCGCCATGGGCTTAGGCACCCTCAGCGAAGGGCCAATCTTTTTTCTGCTGCCAGGCTTGATCATTACCCTGTTCTTACTACTGCGCCGCGACCTCCCCCATTTGTGGCGTCAGGGACAACTGCGTTGGGGCTTGCCGATTTTTTTGCTCCTCACCCTGCCGTGGTATATCGCGGTAGGCCTCGAAACCCATTGGCGCTGGGATCTGCTTTTCCTCGCGCAACAAAATGTCGCGCGTTATACGGGGTCCATGCAGGGGCATCAAGGGCCCATTGTCTATTATCTCTTTACCACCTTCCTTGGTCTTCTGCCGTGGTCGGTATTTTTTCCCCAGGTTTTTGCCACCCTGTGGCTGCAGCGCCGCGAATATTTTCGCTCCCGCCCCGATCTCCTGTTTTTTGGTCTCTGGGCCGGGATCTGGATCGCTTTTTTCAGTCTTGGCGCTACCAAGCTGCCCAACTATGTCTGGGAGGCGTACCCGCCCCTCCTCGCCCTGCTGGCCTGGCGCATGGATATCGCCTTGACGGGCGTACATGCCTTCTCTGGTCGCGGCATTATCGCCTCCCTGGCCGCCTTGGCTGCCGTCGGCGCGATCCTTCTGGGCCTCGGGGCCAGCTTGGTCCCGCAACAGATTCCTCCCCTCGGCTCGGTGGCGTATCTGGGCCTCCCTTATCTGGGTTCCGCGTTGCTAGCCCTGGTTTTTGTCTATCGCCGACAATTTATCGGGGTCATAGGCAGCCTAGGAGCAGGCGCCGTGGCTCTGGCTTTTTGCATGCTGTTGTTATTGATGCCGGCCCTCAATCGTCTCAAGCCTTCGGTGACCATGGGGGAAATGGTGCATAGTCTGGACGGCAATGCACCCTATACGATCGCCACCTGGAACTGGTGGGAACCCAGCTACCTCTTCTACGCCGGGCGTGGCAGCATGACTGCGACCCAGATACAACGGCCAAAACAGCAGATCCCGGAGATTCTTGCCCATAGCCATGGACCCTTGTTCCTGGTTCTGCCACAAAAAGACCTTCCCGCGCTGCGCCGGAATTTGACGGCAACAGAAAGCAGCACGGAACTCTACGCCAGCTATGAGCTCTATAGTCGACAAAAAATTACCCTGGTACGAATCGATGAAAAGTAA
- a CDS encoding 5-(carboxyamino)imidazole ribonucleotide synthase, translating to MIAPGSTLGVLGGGQLGSMFVLAARRLDYAVWVFDPDPHAPAAELATRHFCASFTDASALAEFCAGVAAITVEREQIPLSSLAFCAEQRPLRPGLEALRIAQDRRLEKEFFRSLGLPTAPFLVVEQEADLQRATGLTFPAILKTAQEGYDGKGQIGVDDGRALASAWQQLRQRPAILEERVQLQQEFSVILARNSDGFVVFYPIAENRHQHGILDLSIVPCELSPEHQEQAREWALRLAEALDYVGVLAVEFFLTQNGKLLLNEMAPRPHNSGHFTLDACVHSQFDQQLRALVDLPFGDTRLLSPVLMLNLLGDLWQDSDIDWQSWLRHPQVKPYLYGKKEARPGRKMGHLNILAESRAAALHTVADLRGSDVT from the coding sequence ATGATTGCCCCCGGCAGCACCCTCGGGGTTCTGGGTGGTGGGCAGCTGGGCTCGATGTTCGTCTTGGCCGCGCGGCGCCTCGACTATGCCGTCTGGGTCTTTGACCCCGACCCCCATGCCCCGGCAGCGGAGCTTGCCACCCGGCATTTCTGCGCCAGTTTCACCGATGCGAGCGCTCTGGCTGAATTCTGCGCGGGGGTGGCGGCCATCACCGTGGAGCGCGAGCAGATTCCCCTCTCCAGCCTGGCTTTCTGCGCAGAACAGCGGCCTCTACGGCCTGGCCTGGAGGCACTCCGCATTGCCCAGGACCGCCGCTTAGAGAAAGAATTTTTCCGCAGTTTGGGTTTGCCGACCGCGCCCTTCCTGGTCGTGGAACAGGAAGCTGACCTGCAGAGGGCAACGGGGTTGACCTTTCCCGCTATCCTCAAGACGGCGCAAGAGGGCTACGACGGGAAAGGGCAGATCGGCGTGGACGATGGCCGTGCGCTCGCGTCCGCCTGGCAACAATTGCGGCAGCGGCCGGCAATATTGGAAGAGCGGGTGCAGCTGCAACAGGAATTCTCGGTGATCCTGGCACGCAACAGCGATGGCTTTGTGGTGTTCTATCCCATCGCCGAAAATCGCCATCAGCACGGCATTCTGGACCTCAGTATCGTGCCCTGTGAACTATCTCCCGAGCATCAGGAGCAGGCCAGGGAGTGGGCCTTGCGGTTGGCGGAGGCACTGGATTATGTTGGCGTGCTTGCCGTCGAATTTTTCCTCACCCAAAACGGCAAGTTGCTCCTCAACGAGATGGCGCCGCGCCCGCACAATAGCGGACACTTCACCCTTGATGCCTGCGTCCACAGTCAATTCGATCAGCAGCTACGGGCCCTGGTGGATTTGCCGTTTGGTGATACACGCTTGCTCTCACCGGTGCTGATGCTGAATCTCCTCGGCGATCTCTGGCAGGACTCGGATATCGACTGGCAAAGCTGGCTGCGGCATCCCCAAGTAAAACCCTATCTCTATGGAAAGAAAGAGGCGCGCCCAGGGCGCAAGATGGGGCATCTCAATATCCTGGCCGAAAGCCGTGCGGCTGCCCTGCACACGGTGGCAGATTTGCGTGGCAGCGACGTGACCTAG
- a CDS encoding MBL fold metallo-hydrolase, which translates to MFFRQLFHPESSTYTYILADSTWRDAVVIDAVSDATNAVLATLREQDLHLTHILETHLHADHISAAKKLREVTDAQVVLSALAGADCADLQVSDGDFLVLGDDVIRVLATPGHTPESLSFRWHDRVFTGDALLIGGCGRTDFQGGDAGTLYDSITEKLFVLPEETLVYPGHDYQGRRVSCIAEEKQLNPRLAGKSRQEFIEIMHNLDLPKPKLIDVAVPANRLCGTEH; encoded by the coding sequence ATGTTCTTTCGCCAATTATTTCATCCCGAGAGTAGTACTTACACCTACATCCTCGCCGATAGTACCTGGCGCGACGCCGTCGTCATCGATGCAGTATCCGACGCCACGAATGCGGTGCTCGCTACCCTGCGTGAGCAGGATCTGCATCTGACCCATATCCTCGAGACCCACCTCCATGCCGACCATATCAGCGCAGCGAAAAAGCTGCGCGAGGTTACCGACGCCCAGGTGGTCCTGAGCGCGCTTGCCGGGGCCGACTGTGCCGATCTGCAGGTGAGTGACGGCGATTTCCTGGTCCTGGGCGATGACGTGATCCGCGTCCTTGCTACCCCCGGGCATACGCCAGAGTCGTTGAGTTTTCGCTGGCACGATCGGGTCTTTACCGGCGATGCCTTGCTCATTGGTGGCTGCGGCCGTACCGATTTCCAAGGCGGCGATGCCGGAACCCTCTACGACAGCATCACCGAAAAACTGTTTGTTCTCCCGGAGGAGACCCTGGTCTATCCCGGGCACGATTACCAGGGTCGGCGGGTGAGCTGCATCGCTGAGGAAAAACAGCTGAACCCGCGTCTTGCCGGCAAGTCACGACAGGAATTCATCGAGATCATGCACAACCTGGATCTCCCCAAACCGAAACTGATTGACGTGGCCGTACCCGCCAACCGGCTCTGTGGCACGGAACACTAA
- a CDS encoding phospholipase D-like domain-containing protein has translation MNTGNPRRSPIWMPAEDWLLLAEMPAIARSLVARLRAAEREILIENYIFQAGDWPEEILDILCAKARDGLRVHLRLDAVGSYGFPESWVARLRAAGGEFEWYHRLVWRSWQRSLRRSHRRMVLVDQEWAAVGGFAFADAWLRGDPGQVPYRELLYACAGPVVLLLRRLFLKNRPLSRQELRTVPSADIDVGANAVLRLLAGSPPDRYTIRRRYLAAFRSARESVWIATPYFNPDPIVLSALYGAVRRGVDVRVLLAGRVTDHPLLRLGIQAYYQKLLRHRVRVYEYQESFLHAKYILVDGQWGTVGSANLDFLSLWFNRELNLELKGLIPLTLLRTLFLREFARSQEISVEHWQRRPWWRRPLEWLLAQVDRRIQARALGSRRY, from the coding sequence ATGAACACTGGCAACCCCCGGCGTAGCCCCATCTGGATGCCAGCAGAGGATTGGCTCCTGCTGGCGGAAATGCCCGCAATTGCACGTTCTTTGGTCGCTAGATTACGTGCCGCCGAGCGGGAAATCCTCATCGAGAATTACATCTTTCAGGCTGGCGACTGGCCCGAGGAAATCCTGGATATTTTGTGTGCCAAGGCGCGAGACGGGCTGCGAGTGCACCTGCGTCTCGATGCCGTCGGAAGTTATGGCTTTCCGGAATCCTGGGTTGCGCGATTGCGCGCCGCGGGTGGCGAGTTTGAATGGTATCATCGTCTCGTTTGGCGCAGTTGGCAGAGGAGTCTGCGGCGCAGCCACCGCCGCATGGTGCTGGTGGACCAGGAGTGGGCAGCTGTAGGCGGTTTTGCCTTTGCGGATGCCTGGCTGCGCGGTGATCCCGGGCAAGTCCCCTACCGCGAGCTGCTCTATGCCTGCGCTGGGCCGGTGGTACTCCTACTGCGGCGCCTCTTTCTGAAAAATCGGCCCTTGTCGCGACAGGAACTGCGCACCGTGCCCAGTGCTGATATCGACGTGGGAGCGAATGCCGTTCTGCGCCTGTTGGCGGGGTCGCCGCCAGACCGTTACACCATTCGCCGGCGCTATTTGGCGGCGTTTCGCTCGGCGCGGGAGAGCGTCTGGATCGCCACCCCCTACTTCAACCCCGACCCGATAGTTCTGTCGGCACTCTATGGTGCCGTGCGCCGCGGTGTGGACGTGCGCGTGCTGCTCGCCGGGCGAGTAACGGATCATCCCCTTTTACGCCTGGGTATTCAGGCGTATTATCAAAAGCTGTTGCGACATCGTGTGCGCGTCTATGAATATCAGGAAAGTTTCCTGCACGCCAAATATATTTTGGTGGATGGTCAGTGGGGAACCGTGGGCTCCGCCAATCTCGATTTCTTGAGCCTGTGGTTCAACCGCGAACTGAATCTGGAGCTGAAAGGGCTGATCCCCCTGACCTTGCTGCGCACCCTGTTTCTGCGCGAATTTGCCCGTTCCCAGGAAATTTCTGTGGAGCACTGGCAACGTCGCCCCTGGTGGCGGCGTCCGCTGGAGTGGCTGTTGGCTCAGGTCGATCGTCGCATCCAGGCGCGAGCACTGGGCTCGCGTCGTTATTGA
- a CDS encoding fructosamine kinase family protein has protein sequence MDLARLLAERLGGDWSVEASGASDFFRFYRARSADQTLFLKLGQEREQLEAEADGLQALRAAGAPVPKFYGVWDSGGEVVLALQLLNFGHKGPDAWGQLARVLADLHRPAWPCFGWSRHNFLGATSQHNAQTSSTSAEDWISFFREQRLQVLLEQLELSRAEEQLFTGLLAALPEILGDHAPQGSLTHGDLWSGNWGAGAEGGIWLFDPAVAVVDREMDLAMLELFAQPPELFWQRYSELAAPNFVLAAYARRRPLYQLYHLLNHWLLFGAAYAGQAQVAARAALSGVASG, from the coding sequence ATGGACCTGGCGCGGCTGCTGGCGGAACGACTCGGTGGCGACTGGAGTGTCGAGGCGAGTGGGGCGAGCGACTTTTTTCGCTTCTATCGGGCGCGGAGTGCGGACCAAACCCTCTTTCTCAAGCTCGGACAGGAGCGTGAGCAGCTCGAAGCGGAGGCGGATGGGCTGCAGGCCCTGCGAGCGGCCGGGGCGCCAGTGCCAAAGTTCTATGGTGTATGGGACAGCGGCGGGGAGGTGGTTCTCGCGCTGCAACTGCTGAACTTCGGGCACAAGGGGCCCGATGCCTGGGGGCAGTTGGCGCGCGTGTTGGCAGACCTGCATCGCCCTGCTTGGCCCTGTTTTGGTTGGTCACGGCACAACTTTCTCGGTGCTACTTCGCAGCACAATGCGCAAACGTCCAGTACAAGCGCTGAGGACTGGATCTCTTTCTTTCGCGAGCAACGCTTGCAGGTGTTATTGGAGCAGCTCGAGCTATCGCGGGCGGAGGAACAGCTCTTCACCGGTCTCCTCGCCGCTCTGCCAGAGATATTGGGCGATCATGCCCCACAGGGGTCTCTCACCCACGGCGACCTCTGGTCTGGCAACTGGGGTGCTGGCGCCGAGGGTGGAATCTGGCTTTTTGATCCTGCCGTAGCCGTAGTCGATCGAGAAATGGATCTTGCCATGCTGGAACTCTTTGCCCAGCCGCCAGAGCTGTTTTGGCAGAGATATAGCGAGCTAGCGGCGCCGAATTTTGTCTTGGCCGCCTACGCGCGCCGTCGCCCGCTCTATCAGCTATACCACTTGCTCAACCATTGGCTGCTGTTTGGCGCCGCGTATGCTGGGCAGGCCCAGGTGGCTGCACGCGCCGCACTCAGCGGCGTCGCTTCTGGGTAA
- a CDS encoding NAD(P)/FAD-dependent oxidoreductase codes for MTQVTIIGSGFGGLTAVRELRRQDPELQIRLVAPKPEFIYYPSLIWVPTGLRQGEELRIDLRDFFARQQIDFVPGKVQSIDAQGRVTLETGTILEQDVLLIAAGGRGLRKLPGIEHSLAICDGIEVAQQIRDRLHAMQGGSIAFGFAGNPQEPSAVRGGPVFELLFGIDTWLRRQGRREAFTLTFFNPMREPGNRLGAEAVAGLLAEMEKRQIHTHLGHKISGFDAQQVHTGGGDIDANLILFMPGMTGPDFAANSALPLSSGGFLQADNHCQVPGVPGVYVIGDAASYSASPDWLPKQGHSADLQAKTAVRNALRYLKGQGAEEEFRKELICIVDSLDGGNLVYRSPSLARVVPGAWWHLAKRAFEWRYLAPYRPRPQG; via the coding sequence ATGACCCAAGTGACGATTATTGGTAGCGGCTTCGGCGGCCTGACAGCGGTGCGTGAACTGCGCCGCCAAGATCCGGAGCTACAGATACGGCTGGTCGCGCCCAAACCCGAGTTTATTTATTACCCGAGCCTGATCTGGGTACCGACGGGTCTGCGCCAGGGTGAAGAGCTGCGCATCGACCTACGTGATTTCTTTGCTCGCCAACAGATCGACTTCGTCCCCGGTAAGGTCCAATCCATCGATGCACAGGGGCGCGTGACCCTCGAAACCGGCACGATCCTGGAGCAAGACGTGTTGCTCATTGCCGCGGGCGGTCGGGGCTTGCGCAAGCTGCCGGGTATCGAGCACAGCCTGGCGATTTGTGATGGGATCGAGGTGGCGCAGCAGATTCGAGATCGCCTGCATGCCATGCAAGGAGGCAGCATCGCCTTTGGCTTTGCCGGCAACCCGCAGGAACCCAGTGCCGTGCGTGGCGGGCCGGTCTTTGAGCTGCTCTTCGGCATCGATACCTGGCTGCGCCGCCAAGGCCGACGCGAAGCCTTCACCCTCACCTTTTTCAACCCCATGCGCGAGCCCGGCAACCGTCTGGGGGCGGAGGCCGTGGCCGGGCTCCTGGCAGAGATGGAAAAACGTCAGATCCATACCCACCTCGGGCACAAGATCAGCGGTTTTGATGCGCAACAAGTGCATACGGGAGGCGGCGATATCGATGCCAACCTGATCCTCTTCATGCCCGGCATGACGGGGCCAGATTTTGCGGCCAACAGCGCCCTACCCCTCTCCTCCGGAGGATTCCTGCAAGCCGACAATCACTGCCAGGTACCCGGGGTGCCCGGCGTCTACGTAATCGGCGATGCGGCCTCTTACAGCGCCAGCCCCGACTGGCTGCCAAAACAGGGGCACAGTGCCGACCTGCAGGCGAAAACCGCTGTACGCAACGCCTTGCGCTACCTGAAAGGTCAGGGAGCAGAGGAAGAGTTTCGCAAGGAGCTCATCTGCATTGTCGATAGTCTCGACGGCGGCAACCTCGTCTATCGCTCCCCCAGCCTTGCCCGGGTTGTGCCCGGCGCGTGGTGGCATCTCGCCAAACGGGCTTTCGAGTGGCGCTACCTGGCCCCTTACCGCCCGCGGCCTCAGGGGTAG
- the trmB gene encoding tRNA (guanosine(46)-N7)-methyltransferase TrmB, protein MPGMKESLKPEIRPIRSFVLRQGRLTTAQARILREGAESYLVDAQSPWHSPWPSNTPLLLEIGFGNGEHLAQFAQQHPDWGCVGAEVHAPGVGALLLRAEELGLQNLRIVHSDVVPWLRALPAGLFAMIVIQFPDPWPKKRHHKRRLIQSEFVQILQHILRPGGELQLATDWEPYAQQMLQVVEAEPGWRNLAGPGNFSPAPENRIQTRFERRGTALGHTVFDLRFQWQAP, encoded by the coding sequence ATGCCGGGCATGAAGGAGAGTCTCAAGCCCGAAATCCGCCCCATCCGGAGTTTCGTCCTGCGCCAAGGCCGATTGACGACGGCGCAGGCGCGCATCCTGCGGGAGGGTGCAGAGTCGTATCTGGTGGATGCGCAGTCCCCCTGGCACTCGCCTTGGCCTAGCAACACGCCGCTACTGCTCGAGATTGGCTTTGGCAATGGGGAGCATCTGGCGCAATTTGCACAGCAGCATCCAGATTGGGGCTGCGTAGGCGCCGAGGTCCATGCCCCCGGCGTGGGTGCGCTACTCTTACGGGCTGAAGAACTGGGGCTGCAGAACCTGCGGATCGTGCACAGCGATGTCGTGCCCTGGTTGCGCGCCCTTCCCGCTGGTCTCTTCGCCATGATCGTCATTCAGTTCCCCGACCCCTGGCCCAAGAAACGGCACCACAAACGACGCCTCATCCAATCCGAGTTTGTGCAGATTCTGCAGCATATCCTTCGGCCCGGCGGCGAACTGCAACTGGCGACGGACTGGGAGCCCTACGCCCAGCAGATGCTGCAAGTCGTCGAAGCAGAACCCGGCTGGCGCAATCTCGCCGGCCCGGGCAATTTCTCCCCGGCACCGGAAAACCGCATCCAAACCCGCTTCGAGCGGCGCGGAACCGCCCTCGGCCATACTGTTTTCGATCTCCGTTTTCAATGGCAGGCGCCATGA
- a CDS encoding thioredoxin fold domain-containing protein has translation MKSKLLPLLLLCSTLVLLAGFSFSPVWAADAEHDDTFWQALTHTQYIQEGEKGPVVYLFLDPNCPYCHELYTWLQNPVAKNEIRLRIVVVGFLVPENSQAKAAAILGAKDPRTALQKNEEDFAIVNGEPMGGIAPAAPALVQKESGILQRNYAFLWGKESLLPNVPPGDVTVPLLVYRYQQQVRYLPTLPDQQQWQEILHGDH, from the coding sequence ATGAAAAGTAAGCTTCTCCCTCTTCTCCTGCTCTGCAGCACCTTGGTTCTCTTAGCGGGATTTTCTTTTTCTCCCGTTTGGGCAGCGGATGCCGAGCATGACGACACTTTCTGGCAGGCCCTGACCCACACCCAGTACATTCAGGAGGGTGAGAAGGGGCCGGTGGTCTATCTGTTCCTGGATCCCAACTGTCCCTACTGTCATGAACTCTATACCTGGCTGCAGAATCCGGTCGCGAAGAACGAGATACGCCTGCGCATCGTGGTCGTCGGGTTCCTGGTGCCAGAGAACAGTCAAGCGAAGGCCGCGGCCATTTTGGGAGCAAAGGATCCCCGCACCGCTCTCCAGAAAAATGAAGAGGATTTTGCCATCGTCAATGGCGAGCCTATGGGCGGCATCGCCCCCGCTGCGCCGGCACTGGTGCAGAAGGAGTCTGGCATTTTACAGCGCAACTATGCCTTTCTCTGGGGCAAGGAATCCCTCCTGCCCAATGTTCCACCAGGTGATGTCACTGTTCCGCTGCTGGTGTATCGCTACCAACAGCAGGTCCGTTATCTCCCCACCCTTCCGGATCAGCAACAATGGCAGGAAATCCTTCACGGGGATCATTGA
- a CDS encoding disulfide bond formation protein B, which yields MAGNPSRGSLNPGALSRALATLSLLAGLGALGAVLYLQFAEAVQPCSLCIYQRLADLLMMIAILLGFFILRRWLWSLASLSALSGAALAGWQWHLANAAADRVQACATIQLWPSQDFSTGSLSGGLTAALAGHGSCAIAGQQKLAHWPITHWSVAFFLGCALLLMVAVLTQKRRR from the coding sequence ATGGCAGGAAATCCTTCACGGGGATCATTGAATCCCGGCGCGCTCTCTCGCGCCCTCGCCACCCTTTCTCTGCTCGCGGGCTTGGGGGCACTCGGAGCCGTGTTGTACCTGCAGTTCGCCGAGGCCGTCCAGCCTTGCAGTCTGTGCATCTATCAGCGGCTGGCAGACTTACTCATGATGATCGCCATTCTCCTGGGTTTTTTTATCCTACGGCGCTGGCTCTGGTCTCTAGCCAGCCTCTCTGCCCTGAGCGGGGCAGCCCTGGCCGGCTGGCAATGGCATCTGGCGAATGCGGCGGCAGACCGGGTGCAGGCCTGTGCCACCATACAACTCTGGCCGAGTCAGGATTTCTCTACCGGCAGCCTCAGCGGCGGACTGACGGCAGCGCTGGCTGGTCACGGCTCCTGTGCCATCGCTGGACAACAGAAGCTAGCGCATTGGCCGATCACGCACTGGAGTGTCGCCTTCTTTCTGGGCTGCGCGCTGCTCTTGATGGTGGCAGTGCTTACCCAGAAGCGACGCCGCTGA
- a CDS encoding Crp/Fnr family transcriptional regulator: MKAARLSDCLHCQMRGESIFAGLDPVELCTLGMEVQDLDCAPGEVLYRTGDPARYAYTLREGAVKLVKPLRSGQEVILRLLHHGDLFGFEGMQEELHRHDAISLTQGKVCRLDLIELQVLSERLPKIREAIFRRWQEALRDSEERVVELGAKKAEARLATFLLQWASRYPQLRSLPFPLTRQDLAAFLGLSVEHVSRLMAEFKRQGLLQESRNQLEILASGRLEDIAAAKPD; encoded by the coding sequence ATGAAGGCAGCCCGCCTTTCCGACTGCCTGCATTGTCAGATGCGCGGCGAGAGCATCTTCGCCGGCCTCGATCCCGTCGAACTCTGTACTCTGGGCATGGAAGTACAGGACCTCGATTGCGCGCCTGGAGAAGTTCTCTACCGCACCGGCGATCCGGCGCGCTATGCCTACACCTTGCGTGAGGGCGCGGTAAAACTGGTCAAGCCCTTGCGCTCAGGTCAGGAGGTCATCCTGCGTCTTCTGCACCATGGCGATCTCTTTGGCTTTGAGGGGATGCAGGAAGAATTGCATCGCCACGATGCCATCAGCCTGACGCAGGGCAAGGTCTGCCGCCTGGACCTGATCGAACTGCAAGTTCTGTCCGAGCGCCTGCCAAAAATTCGCGAAGCCATCTTTCGGCGTTGGCAGGAGGCATTACGCGATAGTGAGGAGCGCGTCGTGGAACTGGGCGCAAAAAAGGCAGAGGCCCGTCTGGCCACCTTTCTCCTGCAGTGGGCCAGCCGCTATCCGCAACTTCGTAGCCTTCCCTTTCCGTTGACCCGCCAGGATCTGGCGGCCTTTCTGGGCCTCTCGGTGGAGCACGTCAGTCGCTTGATGGCGGAGTTCAAGCGGCAAGGCCTGCTGCAGGAGAGTCGCAATCAATTGGAAATTCTGGCCAGCGGCCGGCTGGAGGACATTGCCGCAGCCAAACCCGACTAA
- the purE gene encoding 5-(carboxyamino)imidazole ribonucleotide mutase, translating to MQQGPLVGVVMGSQSDWDVMQRATEILTQLQIPFEARVVSAHRTPDLLFRYAEEAAPRGLQAIIAGAGGAAHLPGMLAAKTLVPVLGVPVPSRHLQGQDSLLSIVQMPKGVPVATFAIGAAGAANAALFAAAQLALQDSDLQQRLQQFRAAQTEQALHSKIPPDPA from the coding sequence ATGCAGCAAGGGCCGCTCGTCGGCGTGGTCATGGGCAGCCAGAGCGACTGGGACGTCATGCAGCGCGCTACGGAGATTCTCACGCAGTTGCAGATCCCCTTCGAGGCGCGCGTGGTCTCCGCCCATCGCACCCCCGATCTGCTGTTTCGCTATGCCGAAGAGGCCGCCCCGCGTGGCTTGCAGGCGATCATTGCTGGGGCCGGCGGCGCTGCTCATCTGCCCGGTATGCTGGCGGCCAAAACGCTGGTTCCGGTACTTGGGGTGCCGGTCCCTTCGCGGCACCTGCAGGGGCAAGATTCCTTGCTCTCCATCGTGCAAATGCCCAAGGGGGTTCCCGTTGCCACCTTTGCCATCGGTGCTGCCGGCGCCGCCAATGCCGCACTCTTTGCGGCGGCGCAGCTGGCCTTGCAGGATTCCGACTTGCAGCAACGGCTGCAGCAGTTTCGTGCCGCACAAACCGAGCAGGCCTTGCACAGCAAGATCCCGCCGGATCCAGCATGA
- the smpB gene encoding SsrA-binding protein SmpB: protein MSSSTIALNREARHEYFIEERFEAGIALEGWEVKSLRAGRLQLKDSYVVIKNGELWLLGAHVSPLPTASTHIQPDPTRTRKLLMHRLEINRLIGAVERKGFTIVPLAMYWKQGRAKTEIALVKGKQAHDKRATLKEREWQRDKARILKGGARDG, encoded by the coding sequence ATGAGCAGCAGTACCATTGCCCTCAATCGCGAGGCCAGACACGAGTATTTCATCGAAGAGCGTTTCGAGGCCGGAATTGCCCTCGAAGGCTGGGAGGTGAAGTCTCTGCGCGCTGGTCGCCTGCAACTCAAGGATAGCTACGTCGTCATCAAGAATGGTGAGCTTTGGCTGCTCGGGGCCCATGTCAGCCCGTTGCCCACCGCCAGTACCCATATTCAGCCCGATCCTACCCGTACCCGTAAGCTGCTGATGCATCGATTGGAGATCAATCGTTTGATCGGCGCAGTCGAACGGAAGGGCTTCACCATCGTCCCCCTGGCGATGTATTGGAAACAGGGCCGTGCCAAAACGGAAATCGCCTTGGTAAAAGGCAAGCAGGCGCATGACAAGCGCGCGACGCTCAAGGAACGCGAGTGGCAACGCGACAAGGCCCGCATCCTCAAGGGTGGCGCCCGCGATGGCTAA